From Micromonospora auratinigra:
TCGATGCCGAGAACGCCGAAGGTGCCGCCGCCGACGGGGTACCGCCAGAAGTCGACAGCCAGGGCGGAACCGTCTGACGTCAGCCACGGATACCGCTCGTCCTCGGCCAGCTCGACGGTCAGATACTGCAGCTCCGCGCTCCGCCGGCCGAGCTCGGACAGAAAACTGGCCCAGTTCTCGTCATCGAACGGAAGCTGCCAGGAGCGATCCTCGTCCGCACCGTCGACGGCACCGAACCGTATCGCTCCGGACTGCCGTTCCGTCTCTGCGGCCGACGCGAAGATGTCGGGTGGCAGCACTTCCCGGAACAGCGACCAGGCTGATTCGAACCAGTCCCGGATCAGCCGATCGTCCGTGCCCTCGGAAAGGTCGATCGTGAGTTGCAGCTGAACCGTTTCCGGCCGCCGCCACGTGCTTTTCCCGACCGGGGCGGGCGCGGGGGCGGGCTCCATCGCGGTCTCGTCCTCACGTCGGAATCCCAATGATTCCCGCGAGTCGTGATCCGCGTCACTGGCGGCCTCCAACGCTTCGACCACCGCGGTCCGTTCCGCCAGCGGCGTCTTCCCCTCGACCCCGAACTCGCGGTAGAGCTGGATCCCGTCCACGGCACCGTGCAGGACCTCGACACGTTCCCGGCTGTCCAGAGGGCTGGCCGCCCTGATCGAGGCCGTCGGGAAGACCGCGTTGGGGCCGGCCACCACGCGCTTCGCCACGACGTCGGTCACCTCAGCGGGATGAGCAAGGAAACCACGCAGGCGGTCCCGCGCCAGACTCTCGGAGTCGTCGGACTCGAAGAACCAGACCCAGATCTCCTCCGGGTCGGCGTTCCAGCAGATCAGATCGGGCCCGGGGAACTCATCGTGCACATCACAGGAGACCAGCACATCCGGAAACCGCTCCCGCAGCTCCGCCACGCGCAGCGCGAGCCCGGCGCGATACCCCGCGTGCTTCGAGGTGTTCCGCTCCCCCATCGACCCTCCTCATCAGGTTGGCCGCATCGTACGGCGGATCCCCGACGCGGGGAGTCCCGGCTACTCGCCCGGCCGACCCTCAAGCCGACCGGGCGAGCCGGTGAGTCACTTCTTCGAGACCAGCGCCCGGCCGAAGAACATCAGGTTGGCGGGGCGCTCGGCCAGCCGCCGCATCAGGTAGCCGTACCACTGGTCGCCGTAGGGGACGTAGGTGCGCACGGTGTAGCCCTCGCCGACCAGGCGGGCCTGCTCCTCGGGGCGGATGCCGTACAGCATCTGGAACTCGAACCGGTCCGGGTTCCGGTCGAACCAGCGGGCCCGGTCCTCGCCGATCGCGATCAGCCGCGGGTCGTGGGTGGCCAGCATCGGGTACCCGTCGCCGGACATCAGCACGTTCATGCAGCGCACGTACGACTTGTCCACCTCCCGGGCCGACTGGTAGGCGACCGACTCCGGCTCCTTGTACGCGCCCTTGCAGAGCCGCACCCGCGACCCGGCGCCGGAGAGCTCCCGGCAGTCCGACTCGGTACGCCGCAGGTACGCCTGGAGCACCGCGCCGGTCGACGGGTAGTCCTTGCGGAGCTTGGCCAGGATGTCCAGGGTCGAGTCGGTGGTGGTGTGGTCCTCCATGTCCAGGGTGACCGTGGTGTTCGCCGCGTCGGCCACCGCGCAGATCGCCCGCGCGTTGTCGTACGCGAGCTGCTCGTCGACCATCTGGCCGAGCGCGGAGAGCTTCACGCTGACCTCGGCGGCCGGGGTGAGCCCGGCGGCGGAGAGCAGCCGCAGCAGCGCCAGGTACTCGTCCCGGGTGGCGTTCGCCTGCTCGATGTTGGTGGTGTCCTCGCCCAGGTAGTCGAGGGTGACCGCTTGGCCGTCGGCGA
This genomic window contains:
- a CDS encoding proline dehydrogenase family protein, producing the protein MLRSVILAASRSSQVERLVATAPFTRDVVRRFVAGAGTDDALRATRALVADGQAVTLDYLGEDTTNIEQANATRDEYLALLRLLSAAGLTPAAEVSVKLSALGQMVDEQLAYDNARAICAVADAANTTVTLDMEDHTTTDSTLDILAKLRKDYPSTGAVLQAYLRRTESDCRELSGAGSRVRLCKGAYKEPESVAYQSAREVDKSYVRCMNVLMSGDGYPMLATHDPRLIAIGEDRARWFDRNPDRFEFQMLYGIRPEEQARLVGEGYTVRTYVPYGDQWYGYLMRRLAERPANLMFFGRALVSKK